A genomic stretch from Desulfohalobium retbaense DSM 5692 includes:
- the zwf gene encoding glucose-6-phosphate dehydrogenase, whose translation MPEIPPPQTEIRSATTAHMSCRPDPLQEPVAIVIFGATGDLTSRKLFPALFSLFAGEVLPQRLAIIGVGRSSWSDAAFREHMHNQVAGNASYSAAAWETLAPRLRYIQQEYTGDYAPLAQRLEEIDAELGLEGNRLFYLAVPPTVYIPIADGLGASGLAAEDHGWSRFVVEKPFGRDLASAESLDASLHTHFAEHQIFRIDHYLAKETVQNILMLRFANTIFEPVWNRRYVDSVQILAAESIGVGHRAGYYDSFGVLRDMFQNHMMQLLSLCAMEPPSHFEADRVRDEKTKIYRSLRPFHPQRVQSDLVLGQYAAGEIDGAAVPAYRTERGVAKDSQTPTFAAMRLYIDNWRWQGVPFYLVSGKRLAAKRTEIRIQFKHVPYSLFRGVLSEDIAANSLVLGIQPREEVSLEFQTKSPGAKMCLRPVQMHFDYHHGTAGPVLEAYEKVLLDCLLGDQTLFWRQDGVELCWGFLDPILQGCENDPGKQPHLYTAGSWGPEAAEGFLPPWEKR comes from the coding sequence ATGCCAGAGATTCCCCCTCCCCAGACCGAAATACGCTCTGCAACCACGGCCCATATGTCCTGCCGACCGGATCCGCTCCAGGAACCTGTGGCCATCGTCATTTTCGGTGCCACCGGGGACCTGACCTCCCGCAAACTTTTTCCTGCTCTGTTTTCCCTTTTTGCCGGAGAGGTCCTGCCCCAACGGCTGGCCATTATCGGTGTTGGCCGCTCGTCCTGGTCAGACGCTGCATTTCGCGAGCATATGCACAACCAGGTCGCCGGAAACGCATCCTATTCCGCTGCTGCCTGGGAGACATTGGCCCCGCGTCTGCGGTACATCCAACAGGAGTATACCGGCGACTATGCCCCATTGGCACAGCGCCTCGAAGAAATCGATGCCGAGCTCGGACTCGAGGGCAACCGGCTGTTCTATCTCGCTGTGCCCCCCACGGTGTACATCCCTATAGCCGACGGCCTCGGGGCAAGCGGTTTGGCGGCTGAAGACCACGGATGGAGCCGGTTTGTGGTTGAAAAACCCTTTGGCCGGGACCTGGCTTCGGCCGAGTCGCTTGATGCGAGTCTGCACACCCATTTTGCGGAGCACCAGATTTTCCGTATCGACCACTATCTGGCCAAGGAAACGGTGCAGAACATCCTCATGCTCCGGTTTGCGAACACGATTTTCGAACCGGTCTGGAACCGCCGCTATGTCGATTCGGTTCAGATCCTGGCCGCCGAGTCCATCGGTGTGGGCCACCGGGCTGGCTATTATGATAGTTTCGGCGTCTTACGGGACATGTTTCAAAACCATATGATGCAGCTTTTGTCCCTGTGCGCCATGGAACCGCCATCGCATTTCGAGGCCGACCGGGTGCGCGACGAAAAGACCAAGATATACCGGAGCCTTCGTCCGTTTCATCCGCAGCGTGTCCAGTCGGATCTTGTTCTCGGGCAATATGCGGCCGGCGAAATCGACGGAGCAGCGGTACCTGCCTATCGTACGGAACGCGGCGTCGCCAAGGACTCCCAGACCCCCACTTTTGCCGCAATGCGGCTGTATATCGACAACTGGCGCTGGCAGGGAGTGCCGTTTTATCTTGTCTCGGGCAAACGGCTGGCAGCCAAGCGCACCGAGATCCGGATCCAGTTCAAACATGTGCCGTACTCGTTGTTTCGAGGTGTCTTGAGCGAGGATATTGCTGCGAACAGTCTGGTCCTTGGCATCCAGCCCCGGGAGGAGGTCAGTCTCGAGTTTCAGACCAAAAGCCCCGGGGCCAAGATGTGTCTGCGACCGGTCCAGATGCATTTCGACTACCACCACGGCACGGCCGGCCCAGTCCTCGAGGCCTATGAAAAGGTCTTGCTGGATTGCCTGCTCGGGGATCAGACCTTGTTCTGGCGTCAGGACGGGGTGGAACTCTGCTGGGGATTCCT